From one Eucalyptus grandis isolate ANBG69807.140 chromosome 9, ASM1654582v1, whole genome shotgun sequence genomic stretch:
- the LOC104420804 gene encoding protein MIZU-KUSSEI 1-like, with protein MQNRAGTSPFVTLELPLHTSHFAALVRGETNRIVFTCTHEPEGGSGRRPLLSAPVWAMLCNGRKMGFAVRRAGSHEDASLLEMIRSVSTGAGMLPDKEGVGEHKYLRGQFVRTVGSSDCEAYHLADPSGCFGQELSLFFLRT; from the coding sequence ATGCAAAACCGTGCGGGAACCTCCCCGTTCGTAACCCTTGAACTCCCACTCCACACCTCACACTTCGCAGCACTTGTCCGCGGCGAGACCAACCGGATCGTCTTCACGTGCACCCATGAGCCTGAGGGTGGCTCGGGGAGGCGCCCGCTCTTGAGTGCACCGGTTTGGGCCATGCTGTGCAATGGGAGGAAGATGGGGTTCGCGGTCAGAAGGGCGGGATCGCACGAGGACGCATCGCTGTTGGAGATGATAAGGTCGGTCTCCACCGGCGCAGGGATGTTGCCTGATAAGGAGGGGGTCGGTGAGCACAAGTACTTGAGAGGCCAGTTCGTTCGGACGGTGGGATCAAGCGATTGTGAGGCGTACCACTTGGCTGATCCTTCAGGGTGTTTCGGACAAGAGCTGAGTTTGTTCTTCCTGAGAACTTAG
- the LOC104419789 gene encoding uncharacterized protein LOC104419789: protein MGFEKIGEIKFLGLTASSRHKRSKSFPDKNRAPEDGSDVSPKVSQGMKQGLVHVEPSLKTNKKPSSNSETHDSLKQEILQLEKRLQDQFQVRHVLEKALGYQTSSHDNASDVSMPKPATELIKEIATLELEVAHLEQYLLSLYRKAFDQQVSSVSPSTKDASSKDKRLRTPKDIPRARLFETPPSANAKRREDSAVPSSVQPLEIPLKDAHGLSEEEKLLHSGVHRCHSALSHRSALEVRISPREESLGKAVRACHSQPLSMIEFARKAGTSVVSLAEYLGTTVSDHVPESASRLSEDMIKCMSSIYCKLADPPLANQGLSSPNSSLSSASAFSPQDQSDMWSPGLRNNSSFDVRLDNPFHVEGLKEFSGPYSTMVEVPWIHRDSQKLGDIEPLLQNYRSLICRLEEVDPRKLRHEEKVAFWINIHNALVMHAFLAYGIPQNNVKRVFQLLKAAYNVGGHTISADTIQSTILGCRMSRPGQWLRLLLSPKKKFKTRDERQAYGIKHSEPLLHFALCFGSHSDPAVRIYTPKGLSQELETAKDEYVRATFGVRKDKKILLPKTVESFAKDSGLCAAYIIEMVQKCLPDSLRKSLKKCPVGKSSKSIEWIPYNFSFRYLIAKELAK from the exons ATGGGGTTTGAGAAAATTGGAGAGATTAAGTTCTTGGGACTCACGGCGTCTTCGAGGCACAAGCGGTCCAAGAG CTTTCCAGACAAGAACAGAGCTCCAGAAGACGGTTCTGATGTTTCACCTAAAGTTTCACAAGGCATGAAGCAG GGCTTAGTTCATGTTGAACCCTCCTTAAAGACCAACAAGAAACCGTCCTCGAATTCTGAGACCCACGATTCTTTGAAGCAAGAG ATTTTGCAACTTGAGAAAAGATTACAAGACCAGTTCCAGGTGCGTCATGTTTTAGAAAAAGCGCTGGGTTATCAGACTTCCTCCCATGACAATGCAAGTGACGTTTCAATGCCCAAG CCAGCAACAGAGTTGATCAAGGAAATCGCGACACTGGAGTTGGAAGTAGCACATTTGGAGCAGTATCTTCTCTCGCTGTACCGGAAGGCTTTTGATCAACAGGTTTCTTCTGTATCTCCGTCCACAAAAGATGCATCTTCCAAGGACAAGAGGTTGAGGACTCCAAAAGATATCCCGAGGGCAAGGCTTTTTGAAACTCCTCCATCTGCTAATGCAAAACGAAGGGAGGACTCTGCAGTTCCTTCAAGTGTTCAGCCACTTGAAATCCCATTGAAAGATGCTCATGGTCTCAGCGAAGAAGAGAAACTGTTGCATTCTGGTGTCCATCGTTGCCATTCTGCACTGTCTCACCGTTCAGCCTTGGAAGTAAGGATTTCTCCTCGAGAGGAGTCTCTGGGTAAAGCCGTGCGTGCTTGTCACTCCCAACCATTGTCAATGATAGAG TTTGCTCGAAAGGCAGGAACAAGTGTAGTTAGTCTGGCTGAGTACCTCGGCACGACCGTTTCTGATCATGTGCCTGAGTCGGCCAGTAGGCTCTCCGAGGATATGATCAAGTGCATGTCATCCATATACTGCAAACTGGCAGATCCTCCTCTGGCAAATCAGGGCCTTTCTTCTCCGAACTCGTCACTGTCATCTGCAAGCGCATTCTCCCCTCAAGATCAATCAGACATGTGGAGCCCTGGGTTAAGGAACAATTCGTCCTTCGACGTACGCTTAGATAATCCTTTCCACGTGGAGGGACTCAAAGAGTTCAGTGGACCGTATAGCACGATGGTTGAAGTGCCCTGGATACATAGAGACAGTCAGAAATTGGGTGACATCGAACCTTTGCTACAAAATTACAG GTCACTGATCTGCCGTTTAGAAGAAGTAGATCCGAGGAAGCTGAGGCATGAGGAAAAAGTAGCGTTCTGGATCAACATCCACAATGCATTGGTGATGCAT GCGTTTTTGGCTTACGGGATTCCACAGAACAATGTAAAGAGAGTATTCCAGCTACTGAAG GCTGCATACAATGTCGGAGGCCACACGATTAGTGCAGACACGATCCAGAGTACCATCCTCGGATGCCGGATGTCTCGTCCAGGACAG TGGCTTCGGTTATTACTTAGTCCaaagaaaaagttcaagacCAGGGACGAAAGACAAGCTTATGGTATAAAGCATTCAGAGCCGCTTCTGCACTTTGCACTCTGCTTTGGGAGCCACTCCGATCCTGCG GTTCGCATATATACCCCAAAAGGATTATCTCAAGAGCTGGAAACTGCAAAGGACGAGTATGTTCGAGCTACTTTTGGTGTACGCAAGGACAAGAAGATCTTGTTACCAAAGACTGTGGAGTCTTTTGCAAAAGATTCGGGGCTGTGTGCTGCATACATTATTGAGATGGTTCAGAAATGCCTGCCCGATTCTTTGAGGAAGAGCCTGAAGAAGTGTCCAGTGGGAAAATCGAGCAAGTCCATCGAATGGATTCCTTACAACTTCAGCTTCCGCTATCTCATTGCAAAAGAGCTGGCAAAGTGA
- the LOC120288323 gene encoding LOW QUALITY PROTEIN: STS14 protein-like (The sequence of the model RefSeq protein was modified relative to this genomic sequence to represent the inferred CDS: inserted 1 base in 1 codon), producing MTHSFLLLAFLLQATLHISAQPPPPAPLASPPSPAAQLPXAAQEFLDAHNQARAEVGVAPLRWSPQLAAATSRLVRYQRDRMSCNFANLIASKYGGNQLWAGGAGTAVPPRAAVGAWLKEKIYYDHASNTCAEGRRCGVYTQVVWRNSSELGCAQASCPKEAASLTICFYNPPGNVVGERPY from the exons ATGACCCACTCATTTCTTCTCCTAGCTTTCCTCCTCCAAGCGACGCTCCACATCTCAGCTCAACCCCCACCACCAGCACCGCTTGCATCGCCTCCGTCGCCGGCGGCCCAGCTCC CCGCCGCCCAGGAGTTCCTGGACGCCCACAACCAGGCCAGGGCCGAGGTGGGCGTGGCCCCGCTCCGCTGGAGCCCGCAGCTGGCCGCGGCCACGAGCCGCCTGGTCCGGTACCAGCGGGACCGGATGTCGTGCAACTTCGCCAACCTGATAGCCTCCAAGTACGGCGGGAACCAGCTGTGGGCCGGCGGGGCGGGGACGGCAGTGCCGCCGCGGGCGGCGGTGGGGGCGTGGTTGAAGGAGAAGATCTACTATGACCACGCCAGCAACACGTGCGCGGAGGGGCGCCGCTGCGGGGTGTACACGCAGGTGGTGTGGAGGAACAGCTCGGAGTTGGGGTGCGCACAGGCGAGTTGTCCCAAGGAGGCGGCGAGCCTGACCATCTGCTTCTACAATCCGCCGGGGAATGTCGTCGGAGAGAGGCCTTACTAA